The genomic window GCGCTCGAAGGGAATGGCCGTGTTGCCGTGGGTGCGCGGCATGCGGTCGTTGATCTCGGCGATCACGAAGCGCGCGCTGTCGACGGCGGCGCGGGCGCAGTCCACCGACGTTCCTAACGAGCAGTAGCCGTGCCGGTCCGGCGGGGAGAGCTGGACGATGGCGACGTCGAGCGGGATGACGCCGTTGAGGAAGAGCGACGGGATGTCGGACAGGAAGACGGGGACGAAGTCGGCGCGCCCGTCGTTGACCGGCTCGCGCAGCGCCGGGCCGCAGAAGAGGCAGACGGAGCGCAGGCGTTCGGCGACGCCGGGAGCCGTCCACGGGGCCTCACCCTCGGTGTGCATGTGATACAGGCGGACGCCTTCCAGGTCGCCACGCTGGGCCAGGGCCTGCAGGAGGGGGAGCGGCGTGGCGGCGGCGCCGTGCACGAAGGCACGCATGCCGCTGGTGACGAGGGAGATGGCGTCGGACGCGGAGACGCCGCGCGCGGACCAGTCGGGTGGATGCATGGAGGCGGACACGAGGAGCGGGGAATGTAACAGGGCCGGGAGACGGGAGACGGGCGTGGCGCAACGTCGGGGCGGGGGGGTGCGTTCTGGGGACGTGCCAGGAGCGCTGCCCGTCGGGATGCCCTCGACGCCAGGGCGCCCCGGGCACAGTTTCAGGTCCCGCCGCGCCGTGGGGGCGCGCCGGACACTCGCCTAACGAAAGGAGGCCGCCCGCATGTTCTCCCGCCGGAAGTTCCTCACCACCTCGTCGCTGGCGTTGGCCGGGACGGCATGCGCGACGCGCGGCGACGCCAAGGGGGACGACGCGCCGGGGGGCGGCCAGGGGAGCGGCGGGGCGCTGCCGCCGGCGATCGCCGCCCTGACCTCGATGAAGGACCAGGCGAAGCCGATCACGGTCGACGAGCGTCGCGCGCGGCTGGAGAAGGCCCGCCGCCTCATGGCCGAGCAGAAGGTCGATGCCCTGATGCTGACGGGCGGGACGTCGATGGTCTACTTCACGGGGATGAGCTGGGGGAACAGCGAGCGGCTGACGGCGGTGATCGTCCCGGTGAAGGGGACGCCGTTCGTGGTGACGCCGAAGTTCGAGGAGGAGCGCACGATCGAGCAGGTCAAGCTTGGCCCGCTGGGGACGGGGACGGACGTGATGACGTGGGAGGAGGACGAGTCGCCCTCGAAGCTGGTCGCGGACGGGCTGCGGAAGCGCGGCATCGTGGGGGGGCGCCTGGGCGTCGAGGAGACGGTGAAGTTCGTCTTCAGCGACAACGTGGCCCTGGCGGCGCCGCAGTTGCGGCTCACGAGCGGGACGCCGATCACCGCCGGGTGCCGGATGACGAAGGACGCGCACGAGCTGGAGCTCATGAAGCTCGCCTCGGCGGTCACGCTCAAGGCGTACGAGGCGGCGTACAAGTCGCTCAAGGAGGGGATGACGCAGGGCGACTTCGCGCGCCTCGTCTCGCAGGCACACCAGCAGCTGGGCTTCAGCGGTGGGGCGGGGGTGCAGGTCGGCGAGTACTCCGCGCTCCCCCACGGTTCCATCACCCCGCAGGTGGTGCGCGAGGGATCGATCCTCCTGATCGACGGCGGGTGCAAGGTGGAAGGGTACTCCTCGGACCTCTCGCGGACCTTCGTGCTGGGGAAGGCGACCGACAAGATGAAGCAGGTGTTCGAGCTCGAGCACCAGGCGCAGGCGGCGGCGCTGAAGGCGGCGCGCCCTGGCGTGGCGTGCGGGGACATCGACGCCGCCGCGCGGAAGGTGATCGAGGACGGCGGGTACGGCCCGGGCTACAAGTACTTCACGCATCGCGTGGGGCACGGGCTGGGGATGGACGGCCACGAGTGGCCCTATCTGGTGAAGGGGAACACGTTGCCGCTGGCGGTAGGGATGACGTTCAGCGACGAGCCGGGGATCTACATCCCGGGCGAGTTCGGGGTGCGCCTCGAGGACGACTGGGTGGTGACCGAAGACGGCGCCGAGATGTTCACGCCGCAGAGCCCGAGCCTCGAGGACCCGTTCGGGAGTGGAGGGGTGAGCTGAGCGATGCCGATGCAACGAACCGGTACGACCGGCGGGGAAACGGTGCGGCGGAGGCGGGGGGGCATGGCGATGTTGTGGTCAGGGGGGGGGCCCCGCGCCTCCCGCGGCCCAGCCTGGGGTGCCCTGTTCGCCCTCGCCGCCTCGGCCTGCGCCACCGCGCAGACCCCTTACCCCCTCGGCGAGGGTGACCTCGTCGCCAAGGCGCGGGCGATCCACGAGCGCGTCATCACCCTCGATACGCACGTCGACATCAACCCCGGCAACTTCCAGCTGGGGGCACCCAACTACAGGGATCGCCTCAACACGCAGGTGAACCTCCCCAAGATGGAGGAGGGGGGGCTCGACGCGGCCTTCCTCATCGTCTACGTGGGACAGGGGACGCAGCTCACCCCCGAAGGGTACGACCGCGCCTATGCGCAGGCGATGGAGAAGTTCCGCGCCATCCACCGCCTCGTGGACTCCATCGCGCCGGACCGGGCGGCGCTCGCCCTCACTGGCGCCGACGTGCGACGCATCGCCGCCCAGGGGAAGCGGGCGATCCTGATCGGTGTGGAGAACGGCTACCCGATCGGGACGGACCTTACGCGCGTGAAGCAGTTCCACGACCTTGGCGCGCGCTACCTGTCGCTGGCGCACAACGGCCACTCGCAGCTCTCGGACTCCAACACGGGGGAGCGCGACGGCCAGTGGCAGTGGAACGGCCTGTCACCGCTGGGCGAGCGGGTGGTTGCCGAGGCGAACCGCGTCGGGATCATGCTCGACATCTCGCACCCGTCGAAGCAGTCGATGATGCGGACCCTGCAGCTGACGAAAGCGCCGATCATTGCCTCGCACTCGGGCGTGCGGGCGCTGGCCGACCACAGCCGCAACCTGGACGACGAGCAGCTCAAGGCGCTGGCGAAGAACGGCGGCGTGGCGCAGCTGGTGGCC from Gemmatimonadetes bacterium SCN 70-22 includes these protein-coding regions:
- a CDS encoding peptidase M24, whose protein sequence is MFSRRKFLTTSSLALAGTACATRGDAKGDDAPGGGQGSGGALPPAIAALTSMKDQAKPITVDERRARLEKARRLMAEQKVDALMLTGGTSMVYFTGMSWGNSERLTAVIVPVKGTPFVVTPKFEEERTIEQVKLGPLGTGTDVMTWEEDESPSKLVADGLRKRGIVGGRLGVEETVKFVFSDNVALAAPQLRLTSGTPITAGCRMTKDAHELELMKLASAVTLKAYEAAYKSLKEGMTQGDFARLVSQAHQQLGFSGGAGVQVGEYSALPHGSITPQVVREGSILLIDGGCKVEGYSSDLSRTFVLGKATDKMKQVFELEHQAQAAALKAARPGVACGDIDAAARKVIEDGGYGPGYKYFTHRVGHGLGMDGHEWPYLVKGNTLPLAVGMTFSDEPGIYIPGEFGVRLEDDWVVTEDGAEMFTPQSPSLEDPFGSGGVS